A window of the Pelagicoccus enzymogenes genome harbors these coding sequences:
- a CDS encoding ExbD/TolR family protein, whose translation MKARRSILEGEAESDEINISPLIDMVFILLIFFIVTTVFVEETGVEVNKPQAASASDLEKNSILIAITDKGKIVYGGKEVGLSGVRSIVRQLVSKDQMPVIIQADKTASIDLYTRVHDECKLAGANTVNLATDG comes from the coding sequence ATGAAAGCAAGACGTTCTATTTTAGAGGGCGAAGCAGAAAGCGATGAGATTAACATCTCTCCTTTGATCGACATGGTCTTCATCCTCCTGATCTTCTTCATCGTTACCACGGTTTTCGTAGAAGAAACGGGAGTTGAGGTGAACAAGCCTCAGGCTGCCTCGGCGTCCGATCTGGAGAAGAATAGTATCCTAATCGCCATTACGGATAAGGGAAAAATCGTATACGGCGGCAAGGAAGTGGGACTCTCGGGAGTGCGCTCCATCGTGCGACAGCTTGTATCCAAAGATCAGATGCCGGTTATCATCCAAGCGGACAAGACGGCTTCTATAGATCTTTATACGAGAGTGCACGACGAGTGTAAGCTCGCTGGAGCCAACACGGTGAACTTGGCAACCGACGGTTAG
- a CDS encoding MotA/TolQ/ExbB proton channel family protein produces the protein MEGIVQETLELWIAGGALMVPLAILGGVIYFAIFELYLYMKKKKFYMMDANELGHWIDVPKDAKGDVAEIIHYTQDGVKDMDGARARFEEVRVSHLPVLQRRLYFCNILVGAAPLTGLLGTVMGMLGTFFGLSVSTGGNTIDLVAGGISEALITTQTGLVLAIPAYVMMTVVKKQIGELDSFFNRMEILTILKLEKNNLAK, from the coding sequence ATGGAAGGCATCGTCCAAGAAACGCTAGAGCTTTGGATAGCTGGAGGGGCTTTGATGGTCCCGCTCGCTATCCTCGGCGGAGTGATCTACTTCGCGATCTTCGAGCTCTATCTGTACATGAAGAAGAAGAAATTCTACATGATGGATGCCAATGAGCTGGGTCACTGGATTGACGTTCCCAAGGATGCGAAAGGGGATGTGGCGGAGATTATTCACTACACTCAAGACGGGGTCAAGGACATGGATGGGGCAAGGGCCCGCTTCGAAGAAGTTCGGGTTTCCCACCTGCCGGTCCTGCAGCGTCGCCTGTATTTCTGCAACATCCTGGTAGGAGCGGCTCCATTGACTGGATTGCTCGGTACCGTGATGGGAATGTTAGGGACCTTCTTTGGCCTGTCGGTCAGCACCGGAGGCAACACCATCGACCTGGTTGCCGGCGGTATTTCGGAAGCCTTGATCACCACCCAGACGGGCTTGGTGCTAGCGATTCCAGCTTACGTGATGATGACGGTGGTCAAGAAGCAGATCGGCGAGCTCGACTCCTTCTTCAACCGCATGGAGATCCTCACCATCCTCAAACTCGAGAAAAACAATTTAGCAAAGTAG
- a CDS encoding MotA/TolQ/ExbB proton channel family protein, which yields MNKISKIALALLVSAMPLMGQSALDTASANAQKKLDASLAKLSDLRETIGKEKIPLTKERDSLFAELRDLRREANRAQRISDNQSSDLSSFEDSIKAQGEMVDYLINLSAEFGRTFGSQLDPSEFEFYGEKITASEIAAEDPHISPVEKLEAQKSIIAAGLARMESLSGGATYEGKAITSEGLLEEGTFVRFGPITYFASKSGKAGIVEQGNSTEPLVMPIMKGEFDAGVVALASGQEAALPIDATLDNAMAIEATKESIGEHIGKGGIWVYPILGFAFVSLAVAAFKAFELMTLPKPKDGFLAEVLAKLASKDKEGAAHAANATSGPMGKMIQQGVKYSDHNPELVEEILYESMVETQPKVMRLLPFISVTAAVAPLLGLLGTVTGMINTFNRIKIFGTGDAKSLSGGISEALITTEFGLIVAIPALLLYAILSRKAKGYLARMEKMSISFVNGIKTIA from the coding sequence ATGAACAAGATTTCCAAGATAGCCTTAGCGCTACTCGTTTCAGCAATGCCGTTGATGGGCCAGAGCGCGCTCGATACGGCATCCGCTAATGCTCAAAAGAAGCTCGACGCCTCGCTGGCAAAGCTTTCCGACCTCCGCGAGACGATCGGTAAGGAGAAGATTCCGCTTACCAAGGAACGCGACTCGCTTTTTGCGGAGCTGCGTGACCTTCGTCGCGAAGCGAACCGGGCCCAGCGCATCAGCGACAATCAGAGCTCGGACCTCTCCAGTTTCGAGGATTCCATCAAGGCGCAGGGCGAAATGGTGGACTACCTTATCAACCTATCCGCCGAGTTCGGGCGTACCTTCGGTTCTCAGCTGGATCCCTCGGAGTTCGAGTTCTACGGCGAGAAGATTACCGCTAGCGAGATTGCCGCGGAAGATCCGCATATTTCGCCGGTTGAAAAGCTGGAAGCCCAGAAGTCAATCATCGCTGCTGGGCTCGCCCGTATGGAAAGCCTCTCTGGAGGCGCGACCTATGAAGGCAAGGCCATCACCAGCGAAGGCTTGCTCGAAGAAGGTACCTTCGTTCGCTTTGGACCGATCACTTACTTCGCAAGCAAGAGCGGAAAGGCCGGTATCGTAGAGCAAGGCAACTCCACCGAGCCGCTAGTGATGCCGATCATGAAGGGTGAATTCGACGCCGGTGTGGTCGCTCTTGCCTCTGGCCAGGAAGCAGCTCTTCCCATCGATGCAACTCTGGACAATGCAATGGCCATCGAGGCGACCAAGGAAAGCATCGGAGAGCACATAGGAAAGGGTGGTATCTGGGTGTATCCAATCCTCGGATTCGCTTTCGTTTCGCTTGCGGTAGCCGCCTTCAAGGCCTTCGAGCTGATGACGCTGCCCAAGCCCAAGGACGGCTTTCTGGCCGAGGTGCTGGCCAAGCTGGCAAGCAAGGACAAGGAAGGCGCGGCTCACGCTGCCAACGCTACCTCTGGTCCGATGGGCAAGATGATCCAGCAAGGCGTGAAGTACAGCGACCACAACCCAGAGCTGGTAGAAGAGATCCTCTACGAGTCCATGGTAGAGACTCAGCCCAAGGTCATGCGTTTGCTGCCTTTTATCTCGGTAACGGCGGCAGTTGCTCCGCTGCTTGGCCTGCTGGGTACGGTAACGGGTATGATCAATACCTTCAACCGTATCAAAATATTCGGTACGGGCGACGCGAAGTCGCTTTCGGGCGGTATCTCTGAAGCGTTGATCACTACCGAATTCGGTTTGATCGTGGCGATCCCGGCCCTCCTGCTCTACGCGATTCTCTCGCGAAAGGCGAAGGGCTATCTCGCTCGCATGGAAAAGATGTCCATCAGCTTCGTGAACGGCATCAAGACCATCGCTTAA